From the Bacteroidia bacterium genome, one window contains:
- a CDS encoding VWA domain-containing protein yields MNMLYRIPFILILLIATGGGASAQWTQSILDVKTDRFPLIDVHVALRQNQALVRTVDSSQFRLWEDGHEQAPLTLFFEDAQKSFSLGIVIPVTSTMTAGDIATAKGIGLRIVDRMNGLTDEACVYDGNVLPRQDLTHIKPFLIGALDGLQPGGSGVSIWDGTYAAINEVAQGSNPDRAIILISNGRGGSGTRSVVDVINFAKSAQMKVYCYGVNAVNSDQEMKDLAAQTGGTFYINADLLVQEIIDLLSGRPQYGILSYTSNNTCRDGVARDLNVRFRQGNDSVTTAQQFQLSADPATGVSVNLGVDTASITSGASRNVAVKLTPAVQNQRLYPGVITLNFDTNLLTLNQAITAGTMSAGMNASVTPTATGATVTLANTATLNGSGNLLLLNFTAGEVTANTDTRVTIASVQFDRGCITTQNGEGRITVRPKNAALAISSSPVVFNWDSGSGRYNPDPAVVSVEVSNVGDLPVTALSARLGNSPDVRIAYGGVQDVVVIPDSLGPGQKGTAVFYVQALPVASERTAQVSIEITGNPVTRTGTLFFNIKAADATVRTLARVDEILVQAGNYTPDPATFTAAVRAIGTQTSPGGTVKLDLPGGVTVSSSETQSFAAMQPNDSTVLVWQLQYPKDGSAASYIIGVITEPTGKAADTSYVTMYVPELMSEQWTSNCDIAPKRLLWSASAGAYNPAEAEFSVTVENTGSVEIPTITAGIQLPAGIVLAPGENAQKNFSGIGTGQQQTLTWKLRPVTRCADADVDIQVSLLGASGTPRTCVTSLFVQSANSGAPTVAGRTPAQLDTLDRGSAATFTVDATDPDGLQLLYEWGVNGVFEPSRPDNSYSKEFSINGQFEVVCRILDPCAVRGEGDTTIVTWNFTVRSSLSTTPLPTAGDFAILANYPNPFNPGTTVEFKLPMGRQRMRLDVVDATGRVVRTLLDEVREGGVHNVYFDAAGLPSGVYTLRLHSGSSVRSHQVTLIK; encoded by the coding sequence GGCAGAACCAGGCGCTGGTCAGAACGGTGGACAGCTCGCAGTTCCGTCTCTGGGAAGATGGTCACGAGCAGGCACCGCTGACATTGTTTTTCGAGGATGCGCAGAAAAGCTTTTCCCTCGGGATAGTGATTCCCGTTACATCCACCATGACCGCCGGCGACATCGCGACCGCAAAAGGCATAGGGCTGCGTATCGTGGATCGAATGAACGGCCTCACGGACGAGGCCTGCGTGTACGATGGAAACGTTCTGCCGCGGCAGGATCTGACGCATATCAAACCCTTTCTTATCGGTGCGCTTGACGGACTGCAGCCCGGAGGATCGGGCGTCTCCATCTGGGATGGCACCTATGCGGCAATCAATGAAGTCGCTCAAGGCTCCAATCCCGACCGCGCGATCATTCTCATCTCCAACGGACGCGGCGGCAGTGGCACACGCTCCGTTGTCGACGTGATCAATTTCGCGAAGAGTGCGCAGATGAAGGTGTACTGCTACGGCGTCAATGCGGTGAACTCCGATCAGGAAATGAAGGATCTTGCCGCGCAAACCGGCGGCACATTTTACATCAACGCGGACTTGCTGGTGCAGGAAATCATTGACCTGCTTTCAGGTCGGCCTCAGTATGGCATTCTTTCCTACACCAGCAACAACACGTGTCGCGACGGCGTGGCACGCGATCTGAACGTGCGTTTCCGGCAGGGGAATGACAGTGTCACGACTGCGCAGCAGTTTCAGCTCTCGGCGGATCCCGCGACGGGTGTGAGCGTGAATCTCGGTGTGGATACCGCGAGCATTACCTCCGGAGCATCGCGGAATGTCGCTGTCAAGCTGACACCCGCCGTGCAGAATCAACGCCTCTACCCCGGTGTCATCACTCTGAATTTCGATACGAATCTCCTGACCCTGAATCAGGCGATCACCGCCGGAACGATGAGCGCCGGAATGAATGCGAGCGTAACGCCGACCGCGACAGGCGCAACGGTCACGCTGGCCAACACTGCCACGCTCAATGGCAGCGGTAATCTCCTGCTGCTGAATTTCACGGCGGGAGAGGTCACCGCAAACACCGATACCAGAGTGACCATCGCCTCGGTACAGTTCGACCGTGGCTGCATCACCACGCAGAATGGCGAGGGACGCATCACGGTGCGACCGAAGAACGCGGCTCTGGCGATTTCTTCCTCTCCTGTCGTGTTCAATTGGGACAGCGGGAGCGGTCGTTATAATCCCGATCCCGCAGTGGTTTCAGTAGAAGTGAGTAATGTGGGTGATCTGCCCGTCACGGCACTCAGCGCGCGCCTGGGCAATTCTCCGGACGTCCGCATCGCCTATGGCGGCGTGCAGGATGTCGTCGTGATACCTGACAGCCTCGGTCCGGGACAGAAGGGCACCGCGGTGTTCTACGTGCAGGCCCTGCCCGTCGCCTCCGAGCGGACGGCGCAGGTGAGTATCGAAATTACCGGCAACCCGGTCACGCGCACCGGGACGTTGTTCTTCAATATCAAAGCAGCCGACGCGACTGTCCGCACGCTTGCCCGTGTGGATGAAATTCTGGTGCAAGCCGGCAATTACACGCCCGATCCGGCGACGTTTACCGCCGCTGTTCGCGCCATCGGCACGCAGACCAGCCCGGGCGGCACGGTGAAGCTGGATCTCCCCGGCGGCGTCACGGTGAGCAGCAGCGAAACACAGAGCTTCGCGGCCATGCAGCCCAACGACAGCACTGTGCTGGTATGGCAGTTGCAATATCCTAAAGACGGCAGCGCCGCTTCGTACATCATCGGTGTGATCACGGAGCCGACCGGTAAGGCGGCGGATACTTCCTATGTCACGATGTACGTACCCGAGCTCATGAGCGAGCAATGGACGTCGAACTGTGACATCGCACCCAAACGATTGCTCTGGTCGGCCAGCGCGGGTGCGTACAATCCCGCGGAAGCGGAATTCTCGGTAACGGTAGAGAATACCGGCAGCGTCGAGATTCCCACCATCACGGCCGGGATTCAGCTCCCTGCCGGTATCGTCCTCGCTCCCGGTGAGAACGCGCAGAAAAACTTCAGCGGGATCGGAACGGGACAACAGCAGACGCTGACCTGGAAGCTTCGCCCCGTAACGCGTTGCGCCGATGCGGATGTGGACATACAGGTGTCACTGCTCGGTGCAAGCGGCACGCCGCGCACCTGCGTTACCTCACTGTTCGTGCAGTCGGCGAACAGCGGCGCACCCACGGTGGCGGGTCGCACACCGGCGCAGCTCGACACGCTGGATCGTGGTTCCGCGGCAACATTCACTGTGGATGCGACAGATCCCGACGGACTGCAATTGCTGTACGAATGGGGTGTGAACGGCGTCTTCGAACCTTCGCGGCCGGACAATTCGTACTCGAAGGAATTCTCCATCAACGGTCAGTTCGAGGTCGTGTGCCGCATTCTGGATCCTTGTGCGGTACGCGGAGAGGGCGACACGACTATCGTGACATGGAATTTCACTGTTCGCAGTTCTCTCAGTACAACGCCGCTGCCGACGGCAGGCGACTTTGCCATTCTGGCGAATTATCCCAATCCCTTCAATCCTGGCACGACGGTGGAGTTCAAGTTGCCCATGGGTCGCCAGCGTATGCGTCTGGACGTCGTGGATGCCACAGGACGCGTTGTCCGTACCCTGCTTGACGAAGTGCGGGAGGGCGGCGTCCACAACGTGTATTTCGATGCGGCGGGATTGCCGAGCGGCGTGTACACGCTGCGTCTGCACTCGGGCAGCAGTGTCCGATCGCATCAGGTGACGCTCATCAAGTAG
- a CDS encoding M1 family metallopeptidase produces the protein MLRSLPTVLLLPLLVLLFPCGTQAQDFGRRERWTDVLHYDIRIVPDHAAASVQGDVRIIAVSLRDTLHSVRLDAVRMRIDSVFMNGFVTDFRYDSLSLDVRFHRPVGYGDSIALRIVYACTPYKGMYFIRPDASFPNDPWQIWTQGQGEDNRHWLPCYDFPNDKATSELRATVDSGRITLSNGRLLSRTPHPDGRVTWHWLQDKPHSSYLIMFAAGKYHVYTDSARGIPVQSYHYQSDRQEDVARTYASSADMLEFFSDFIGVPYPWDKYAQIPVAHYLYGGMENTSATVLADTRAVVDARAAVDYDPEPLIAHELAHQWWGDLVTYIDWNNEWLNEGFATYYQQRWTLHRHGKDDFDVQRYEGIHNYMDWADKAGRLPVVYRRGTSAANTYSKGAAVLHMLNDILGEEQYHRVMKEYLLRYAYSNAETNDLKRVIEDVAGMNLHWFFSQWLYRAGYPELTVRSWWDEQKQALMVQVRQVQQIDTLGGRFRFPLAFHAIDRDGQLTYLRADVMGADTVFHFALGAAPLRVEVDPDNILCGRIQIEHGVTDAIRALQSSGSVVIRLRMVAELASHAGTDTDAFDALAHCARTDAHRAVRKAAVVACVDAASPSGGRTDFLKKLFLDVSKDVHSGVRALAYHGFRKLRDVSLREVFEGGMRDSSYYVEAAAMNCLLDGDTTNGWSVIRQRLRSRSHMDILALAALDWVRHFPGQEALREVRALAGPGHSLALRAKAFETLLSLGDDAQSVRALVEGMLAEPRYQIRLYAVSALAVFGRAEAQRRAMAHLTTESDPRVRDRIRQLYATGGSQ, from the coding sequence ATGCTCCGTTCTTTGCCGACCGTTCTCCTGCTTCCGCTGCTGGTGCTGCTGTTTCCCTGCGGCACGCAGGCGCAGGATTTTGGCAGGCGCGAGCGCTGGACGGACGTCCTGCATTACGACATTCGCATCGTCCCTGACCATGCCGCGGCATCCGTTCAGGGTGACGTGCGCATCATCGCGGTCAGTCTGCGCGACACGCTTCACTCTGTCCGGCTCGATGCGGTGAGGATGCGTATAGACAGCGTATTCATGAACGGTTTCGTGACGGACTTCCGGTATGACTCTCTGTCGCTCGACGTTCGCTTCCACAGACCCGTCGGCTATGGAGACAGCATTGCGCTCCGCATCGTCTATGCCTGCACGCCGTACAAGGGAATGTACTTCATCCGGCCCGACGCCAGTTTCCCGAATGATCCCTGGCAGATATGGACGCAGGGACAGGGCGAGGACAACAGGCACTGGCTGCCATGCTACGATTTCCCGAACGACAAGGCGACGAGTGAGCTGCGCGCGACTGTGGACAGCGGACGGATCACGCTCAGCAATGGCCGGCTGCTGTCCCGAACGCCGCATCCCGACGGTCGAGTGACCTGGCACTGGCTGCAGGACAAGCCGCACAGCAGTTATCTCATCATGTTTGCGGCAGGGAAGTACCATGTGTATACCGACAGTGCGCGGGGCATTCCCGTGCAGTCGTATCACTACCAGTCCGACCGGCAGGAAGACGTGGCGCGCACCTACGCTTCATCAGCGGACATGCTGGAGTTCTTTTCCGATTTCATCGGGGTGCCCTATCCCTGGGACAAATACGCACAGATACCCGTCGCCCACTATCTCTATGGAGGAATGGAAAACACATCCGCCACCGTGCTGGCGGACACCCGGGCCGTGGTGGATGCGCGTGCCGCGGTGGACTATGATCCCGAACCATTGATTGCGCATGAGTTGGCGCATCAGTGGTGGGGCGATCTCGTGACGTACATCGATTGGAACAACGAGTGGCTGAATGAGGGCTTTGCCACGTACTATCAACAGAGATGGACGCTGCATCGCCACGGAAAAGACGACTTCGACGTGCAGCGCTACGAGGGCATCCACAATTACATGGACTGGGCGGACAAAGCCGGACGTTTGCCGGTGGTGTACCGTCGTGGCACCTCCGCCGCGAACACGTATTCCAAAGGCGCGGCGGTACTGCATATGCTCAACGACATCCTCGGCGAGGAACAGTACCACCGGGTAATGAAAGAGTATTTGCTCCGTTACGCCTATTCCAATGCCGAGACCAACGATCTCAAGCGCGTGATCGAGGACGTCGCAGGAATGAACCTGCACTGGTTTTTTTCACAGTGGCTGTACCGCGCCGGTTACCCCGAATTGACGGTACGATCATGGTGGGATGAACAGAAGCAGGCATTGATGGTTCAGGTCAGGCAGGTGCAGCAAATCGATACGTTGGGCGGCCGTTTTCGATTCCCGTTGGCGTTTCATGCCATTGACAGGGATGGACAGTTGACGTACCTGCGTGCCGACGTGATGGGAGCGGATACGGTGTTCCACTTCGCCCTCGGTGCGGCGCCTTTGCGCGTGGAAGTGGATCCGGACAATATTCTCTGCGGACGCATTCAGATCGAGCACGGTGTGACGGACGCCATACGGGCGCTGCAATCGAGCGGCAGTGTCGTCATCCGCCTGCGCATGGTTGCGGAGTTGGCATCGCATGCCGGAACGGATACGGACGCCTTCGATGCACTCGCCCACTGCGCCCGTACGGACGCTCACCGTGCTGTGCGCAAAGCCGCTGTGGTGGCCTGTGTGGACGCTGCGTCCCCGTCGGGTGGACGGACCGACTTCCTGAAAAAGCTCTTTCTGGATGTGTCGAAGGATGTGCACTCCGGCGTACGCGCGCTCGCCTATCATGGCTTCAGGAAATTGCGCGATGTTTCGCTACGCGAGGTGTTTGAGGGAGGGATGAGGGATTCGAGTTATTACGTCGAGGCGGCGGCCATGAACTGCCTGCTCGATGGGGACACGACCAATGGATGGAGTGTTATCCGTCAGCGCCTGCGGTCCCGTTCGCATATGGATATTCTCGCACTTGCGGCGCTCGATTGGGTGCGGCACTTTCCGGGACAGGAAGCCCTCCGGGAGGTGCGGGCGCTCGCCGGCCCCGGGCATTCTCTCGCGCTGCGCGCCAAAGCGTTTGAAACCCTGCTCTCGCTCGGCGACGATGCGCAGAGCGTCCGGGCGCTGGTTGAAGGGATGCTTGCCGAACCGCGCTATCAGATCCGTCTCTATGCGGTCAGCGCCCTGGCGGTATTCGGACGCGCGGAAGCACAGCGCAGGGCGATGGCGCATCTCACGACGGAGTCTGACCCGCGCGTGCGTGATCGTATCCGACAACTGTATGCGACCGGCGGCTCGCAGTGA
- the secD gene encoding protein translocase subunit SecD, giving the protein MFRIILILAFIAFSGYLLYPTWMDAGHQKSLSTLTGADSAKYYDDNEESIRDNREKRLKLGLDLQGGMYVTMEVDVIQLLEKLARNQDEILREILAETRNESKTSDESVLDIFGRKFDERNMRLSRYYGNIRDANSDVMTYLKDESEKAVERAVEIIRNRIDQYGVSEVSITRSGTRRIILELPGVSDEREVRGLIQETAQLEFKLLTDPQVYYSVLENIDKVLLGKTIDAAGGDSTLAAVDSAAAVAAADSADAAKRREDSLASATMTDEQRVEKFRQEHPFMALLIGTQSGYFATEEQKTRISNILNREDVRKVIPEDVSFAWGAKPITFDDGTQAFQLYSLKARPELTGEVITDARAQIDQGGLGANSVVTMQMDAEGSREWARVTGANVDKQIAIVLDNAVFSAPVVRQKIIGGNSQIDGMENMEEARLLEIVLKAGALPAPVEIIEERTVGPSLGEDSISKGVNSFAIGLILVLVFMVVYYQFGGVPADIAVMFNVVFILAILAGFRGTLTLPGIAGILLTVGMAVDANVLINERIREEFGAGKTMRAALEAGYSRAFPAIIDSNLTTLLTCLILYQFGSGPVQGFALTLMIGIVCSLFTAIIMTRVIFELTLDSSPNLVKLG; this is encoded by the coding sequence ATGTTCCGTATAATCCTGATCCTCGCGTTCATCGCGTTCTCAGGATACTTGCTGTACCCGACCTGGATGGATGCGGGGCATCAAAAAAGCCTGAGTACGCTCACAGGGGCAGACAGCGCGAAATATTACGACGATAATGAAGAATCCATTCGCGACAATCGCGAAAAACGGCTGAAACTTGGTCTCGATCTTCAGGGCGGTATGTACGTCACTATGGAAGTGGACGTTATTCAGCTTCTGGAGAAACTCGCCAGGAATCAGGACGAGATTCTGCGGGAGATCCTCGCGGAAACCCGAAATGAATCCAAGACCTCCGACGAGTCCGTCCTGGACATTTTTGGCCGGAAGTTTGATGAGCGGAACATGCGTCTCAGCCGGTATTACGGAAACATCCGTGATGCGAACTCCGACGTTATGACCTATCTGAAGGATGAAAGCGAGAAGGCTGTCGAGCGCGCCGTGGAAATCATCCGGAACCGTATTGACCAGTACGGCGTCTCGGAAGTCAGCATCACGCGCTCCGGCACTCGTCGTATCATCCTCGAGCTCCCCGGTGTGAGCGATGAGCGTGAAGTGCGCGGCCTGATTCAGGAAACCGCGCAGCTCGAGTTCAAACTCCTCACCGATCCGCAGGTCTACTATTCGGTCCTCGAAAACATAGATAAGGTGTTACTCGGAAAGACCATTGACGCGGCCGGCGGAGACAGCACTCTCGCGGCGGTGGACAGCGCTGCCGCCGTGGCTGCCGCCGACAGCGCCGATGCCGCTAAGCGGCGTGAGGATTCGCTCGCCAGCGCGACAATGACCGACGAGCAGCGCGTGGAGAAATTCCGCCAGGAACATCCGTTCATGGCCCTGCTTATCGGTACGCAGTCCGGCTATTTTGCGACGGAGGAGCAGAAAACCCGTATCTCCAACATTCTCAATCGCGAGGATGTCCGCAAGGTGATTCCCGAGGACGTGTCCTTCGCGTGGGGTGCCAAACCCATTACGTTCGACGACGGTACACAGGCCTTTCAGCTGTACTCGCTGAAAGCGCGTCCTGAACTGACAGGCGAAGTCATCACAGACGCGCGTGCGCAGATCGATCAGGGCGGCCTGGGTGCCAACTCCGTGGTCACCATGCAGATGGATGCTGAAGGCTCACGCGAGTGGGCGCGGGTGACCGGCGCAAATGTCGACAAGCAGATCGCGATCGTGCTTGATAACGCGGTGTTTTCCGCCCCCGTCGTTCGCCAAAAAATCATCGGCGGCAACTCGCAGATTGACGGTATGGAGAACATGGAAGAGGCGCGGCTGCTCGAGATCGTCCTCAAGGCCGGCGCGCTTCCAGCCCCCGTCGAGATCATCGAAGAGCGGACCGTCGGTCCGTCGCTCGGTGAAGATTCGATCTCCAAAGGCGTCAATTCCTTTGCGATCGGTCTTATCCTCGTGCTCGTTTTCATGGTGGTGTACTATCAGTTCGGCGGTGTCCCAGCCGACATCGCTGTGATGTTCAACGTGGTCTTCATTCTGGCGATTCTCGCGGGCTTCCGCGGAACGCTGACACTACCCGGTATCGCCGGCATCCTGCTCACGGTGGGTATGGCCGTGGATGCGAACGTGCTCATCAACGAACGTATCCGCGAGGAATTCGGCGCCGGCAAGACGATGCGCGCCGCATTGGAAGCCGGTTATTCACGGGCATTTCCGGCAATTATTGACTCAAACCTGACGACGCTTCTCACCTGTCTCATTCTGTATCAGTTCGGTTCAGGTCCCGTTCAGGGCTTTGCGCTGACATTGATGATTGGTATCGTGTGCTCCCTGTTCACCGCCATCATCATGACGCGCGTCATTTTCGAGCTCACCCTCGATTCGTCGCCCAATCTCGTCAAGCTCGGTTGA
- the secF gene encoding protein translocase subunit SecF: protein MRIFKDLNIDFLGKRNLFYLVSAAVIVAGIASIVFKGLEFGLDFKGGTEVVVRFPRAVEIGELRGIMRNADLGSVEIKSFGGETDYIVRTELKGEGSKISDQIKVTLDKAFTEQIEVLQENRVEAKIGAEIRRDAVIAIFVALIGILVYIGFRFKFIFAVGAVAALFHDVLLTLGIVSICTGLIPGLNLEFDQAMVAAFLTLVGYSINDTVIVFDRVRENLKLFKTSPLEPLMNKSINTTMARTILTSATTMVTMLALLFLGGEPTRGFAFTMVIGIITGSYSSIFVASALTLDWAKARNAKITF from the coding sequence ATGAGAATCTTCAAAGATCTTAACATCGATTTTCTCGGGAAGAGGAATCTTTTCTACCTCGTATCCGCCGCGGTGATCGTTGCCGGAATAGCATCGATCGTGTTCAAGGGGCTGGAATTCGGTCTCGATTTCAAAGGTGGCACCGAAGTCGTCGTGCGCTTTCCCCGTGCCGTAGAGATCGGCGAATTGCGCGGTATCATGCGCAACGCGGATCTCGGCAGCGTGGAAATCAAGTCCTTCGGCGGCGAGACGGATTACATCGTCCGCACCGAATTGAAGGGAGAGGGCTCGAAGATCAGCGACCAGATCAAGGTCACACTCGATAAGGCCTTCACGGAGCAGATCGAGGTACTGCAGGAAAACCGTGTCGAAGCAAAAATCGGTGCCGAGATACGTCGGGATGCCGTTATCGCCATTTTCGTGGCGCTCATCGGAATTCTGGTGTACATCGGCTTCCGCTTCAAATTCATCTTTGCAGTGGGCGCCGTGGCCGCACTGTTCCATGACGTGTTGCTGACGCTGGGCATTGTGTCCATCTGTACCGGTTTGATACCGGGATTGAATCTGGAGTTTGACCAGGCGATGGTGGCCGCGTTTCTTACCCTCGTGGGGTATTCCATCAACGATACCGTTATCGTGTTCGACCGTGTGCGTGAGAATCTGAAGCTGTTCAAGACGTCTCCCCTTGAGCCGTTGATGAACAAGAGCATCAACACCACCATGGCGCGAACGATCCTTACCAGCGCGACCACCATGGTCACCATGCTCGCGCTGCTCTTCCTTGGCGGAGAGCCGACACGCGGCTTCGCCTTCACCATGGTCATCGGTATTATCACCGGCTCCTATTCCAGCATTTTCGTCGCAAGTGCGCTGACGCTGGATTGGGCCAAGGCACGGAACGCAAAAATAACCTTCTAA